In Pseudoalteromonas sp. NC201, a single window of DNA contains:
- the gshB gene encoding glutathione synthase: MKICFIMYPWERVEAENDSTLRLIHEAVSRGHVVAITTVNNLTIRESVASAFCDVFVAGQKVSDNLVSFYNKAEFKKVQLPLAGFDAIFMRANPPLDTLAMNFLDSVRDDTFIINDIDGLRIANNKLYTASFQGIAREFIPNTHVSKNKEYLERIFSESEQEKMILKPLDGFGGRGVIVVEKRAKQSFSSLLEFYIGGDEAGKGSNYVILQDYVEGADEGDVRILMLNGEPIGAMKRVPAANEVRANVHAGGKVVKHKLTNQEKALCKHIGPKLVRDGLYFVGIDVIGGKLIEVNVLSPGGITRINRLNRCKLQVQVIDFVESVVHAKELVTHRKNQFRQVIEDAHAI; encoded by the coding sequence GTGAAAATCTGTTTTATTATGTACCCTTGGGAGCGTGTAGAAGCTGAAAACGACAGCACGCTAAGACTTATCCACGAAGCCGTATCGCGCGGTCACGTCGTTGCCATCACCACCGTAAACAACCTCACTATTCGCGAAAGTGTCGCCAGTGCCTTCTGTGATGTATTTGTTGCGGGCCAAAAAGTATCTGACAACTTAGTGAGCTTTTACAACAAAGCTGAGTTTAAAAAAGTACAGCTTCCTTTGGCAGGTTTTGACGCAATATTTATGCGCGCCAATCCGCCGCTTGATACCTTGGCGATGAACTTTTTAGACTCTGTTCGTGATGATACTTTCATCATCAACGACATCGATGGCCTGCGTATCGCAAATAACAAGCTATACACGGCATCTTTCCAAGGCATCGCGAGAGAGTTTATTCCAAATACGCATGTATCTAAAAACAAAGAGTATTTAGAGCGTATATTCTCTGAATCAGAGCAAGAGAAAATGATCTTAAAGCCGCTTGATGGCTTTGGCGGTCGCGGTGTTATCGTCGTTGAAAAACGCGCGAAACAAAGCTTTAGCTCACTCCTTGAGTTTTATATTGGTGGCGACGAGGCTGGTAAAGGCAGCAACTACGTCATTTTACAAGACTATGTTGAAGGTGCCGACGAGGGTGATGTTCGTATTCTAATGCTTAACGGCGAACCGATTGGCGCCATGAAACGTGTGCCTGCAGCAAATGAAGTGCGTGCCAACGTACATGCCGGTGGCAAAGTAGTGAAACACAAACTCACCAACCAAGAAAAAGCGCTATGTAAGCACATCGGCCCTAAGCTTGTGCGTGATGGTTTGTATTTTGTTGGCATTGACGTGATAGGCGGCAAGCTTATTGAAGTTAACGTGCTCTCGCCTGGCGGGATAACCCGTATTAACCGTTTAAACCGCTGTAAGCTGCAAGTGCAAGTTATCGATTTTGTAGAGAGTGTGGTGCACGCCAAAGAGCTAGTAACGCATCGCAAAAACCAATTCCGTCAAGTAATAGAAGATGCTCATGCTATCTGA
- the yaaA gene encoding peroxide stress protein YaaA, with protein MITVISPAKNLDYETPAPTKMHTQPELLEHSESLIQVCRDLSPQQIGSLMKISDKLAGLNAARFAEWSEPFTQDNAKQAIFAFNGDVYVGLEAQSLTEANLNYAQNHLRILSGLYGILKPLDLMQAYRLEMGTKLSNPRGKNLYEFWGTIIAEKLNKVMEGAQTQYLVNLASNEYFKAVDKKALKGDIITPIFKDCKNGQYKVISFYAKKARGMMARYIIENQVSDLESLKAFDIAGYRFSEEATQKAQEPVFLRAEQ; from the coding sequence ATGATCACAGTTATCTCTCCAGCGAAAAACCTAGACTATGAAACACCCGCACCAACCAAGATGCACACACAGCCAGAGCTGCTGGAGCATAGCGAGTCACTTATTCAAGTTTGTCGCGATTTATCACCACAGCAGATCGGTAGCTTAATGAAGATAAGCGACAAGCTCGCTGGCTTAAATGCGGCAAGGTTTGCCGAGTGGTCAGAGCCTTTTACACAAGACAATGCTAAACAAGCTATTTTTGCTTTTAATGGCGATGTGTATGTCGGTTTAGAAGCACAAAGCCTAACTGAGGCTAATTTAAATTATGCGCAAAATCATTTACGTATCTTATCTGGGCTGTATGGCATCCTAAAACCACTTGACTTAATGCAGGCCTATCGTTTAGAAATGGGTACAAAGTTAAGTAACCCGCGTGGCAAAAACCTGTATGAGTTTTGGGGCACGATTATCGCTGAAAAACTGAATAAGGTCATGGAAGGGGCACAAACACAATACTTGGTGAACTTAGCTTCAAATGAGTACTTTAAAGCGGTAGATAAGAAGGCGCTGAAAGGTGACATTATCACTCCTATCTTTAAAGATTGTAAAAATGGTCAATACAAAGTCATCAGTTTTTACGCGAAGAAAGCGCGCGGTATGATGGCAAGGTATATCATTGAGAACCAAGTATCGGATTTGGAAAGCCTGAAAGCGTTTGATATTGCAGGATACCGCTTTAGTGAAGAAGCAACGCAAAAGGCTCAAGAACCGGTGTTTTTGAGAGCAGAACAATGA
- a CDS encoding flavohemoglobin expression-modulating QEGLA motif protein yields MLMLSEQAIIAALEAGKPINGQFAEGAFHLEVREYVPYVATAVHAGHRTRASLKGLFAISDAERLQEEDPFTDGMIESLPITLIARDSRYEYDLNRAPELAIYKEAWGKQVWSQALPNADIDVSLSKHAAYYRVLSALLTTLERKFGACLLFDVHSYNYQIRSYPYAPTFNIGTAQLDTLRFRAVLDELKKQLGLKKLAGQLVDCAENTVFQGHGYQAQYITSHFDNTLVVPLEVKKVFMDENSSELFPVVFEKLQRNMHVALSKTAKTFAKNHCYKPLRKAKSTSQLDPALINVDSALYRIARNLETLHYVNPSNIAQEKRRFFSKRHYQPAFKYRPLKIDPYEFKEQLYRLPVGKIQDPIVKDLYRKVIDSYATKIELITQIGREAFLYNSLRYYGEPDYNDINNATFLLHARETETLPKKDITAEQALVRFNQAIEAMGLPCKVAISSKLVAKAMVDNSKRLLLVNSSAMLSELDINALIEHEIGVHLLTTLNADAQQLKVLHLGLPGNTYTQEGLAIYREYQSGQINLTRLKVLALRVIAVNMLLKGDKFYQVYEFLADSGVLNVNEAFALTTRIFRGGGFTKDHLYLKGFKDIVQLANTRSLDNLYLGKTGIAHLDALDALVEQGIFTRPKYLPDTNRDPEPDAILSYLISSIK; encoded by the coding sequence ATGCTCATGCTATCTGAACAAGCCATCATTGCCGCGCTTGAAGCCGGCAAACCCATCAATGGACAATTTGCTGAAGGTGCTTTTCACCTCGAAGTGAGGGAATACGTGCCTTATGTCGCCACTGCTGTACACGCAGGCCACCGCACCCGTGCTAGCCTAAAAGGCTTGTTCGCCATTAGCGATGCTGAGCGTTTACAAGAGGAAGATCCGTTTACCGACGGCATGATTGAATCATTACCCATCACGCTTATCGCGCGTGACTCACGTTACGAATACGATCTTAACCGTGCGCCAGAGCTTGCGATATACAAAGAAGCATGGGGTAAACAAGTGTGGAGCCAAGCGCTACCAAATGCAGACATAGATGTTAGCTTGTCTAAGCATGCAGCCTATTACCGTGTGCTCAGTGCGCTGTTAACCACGCTTGAGCGCAAGTTTGGTGCCTGCTTGCTATTTGATGTGCACAGCTATAATTATCAAATTCGTAGCTACCCTTATGCACCAACCTTTAATATTGGCACTGCACAACTTGATACCTTGCGTTTTCGCGCCGTATTAGATGAGCTGAAAAAACAGCTAGGACTGAAAAAACTGGCAGGCCAGCTGGTGGATTGTGCTGAAAATACCGTCTTTCAGGGCCATGGTTATCAAGCGCAATATATTACCAGCCACTTTGATAACACCTTAGTGGTACCGCTTGAAGTAAAAAAAGTCTTTATGGACGAAAACAGCAGCGAATTATTCCCTGTAGTGTTTGAAAAACTACAGCGCAACATGCATGTTGCTTTGAGCAAAACGGCAAAAACATTTGCTAAAAATCACTGCTATAAGCCACTTCGCAAAGCAAAATCAACGTCGCAGCTTGACCCTGCGCTGATTAACGTGGACTCTGCGCTGTACCGCATAGCCAGAAACCTTGAAACGCTGCATTATGTTAACCCAAGCAATATCGCACAAGAGAAACGTCGCTTTTTCTCGAAACGTCATTATCAGCCTGCGTTTAAATATCGCCCGCTGAAAATTGACCCGTATGAGTTTAAAGAGCAACTCTATCGCTTGCCCGTTGGAAAAATCCAAGATCCGATCGTAAAAGATTTATATCGTAAAGTGATCGACAGCTACGCGACTAAAATCGAACTGATCACCCAAATTGGTCGCGAAGCCTTTTTGTATAACTCGCTACGCTATTATGGTGAGCCGGATTACAACGATATAAATAATGCGACCTTCTTGCTGCACGCGCGCGAAACAGAGACCTTGCCAAAAAAAGACATTACAGCCGAGCAAGCCTTGGTACGTTTTAATCAAGCGATTGAGGCTATGGGCTTACCTTGTAAGGTCGCTATATCAAGCAAGCTCGTTGCCAAAGCAATGGTCGACAATAGTAAGCGTCTTCTGCTTGTAAATAGCAGTGCGATGCTATCTGAGCTTGATATCAATGCCTTGATAGAGCATGAAATTGGCGTGCACTTACTCACGACTTTAAATGCTGACGCCCAGCAACTTAAAGTGCTGCACTTAGGTTTACCTGGCAATACCTATACTCAAGAGGGCCTTGCCATCTACCGCGAGTATCAATCTGGGCAAATAAATCTGACACGATTGAAAGTATTAGCGCTTAGGGTGATTGCGGTTAACATGCTACTTAAAGGCGATAAATTCTATCAAGTGTATGAGTTTTTAGCTGACTCGGGTGTATTAAACGTCAATGAAGCCTTTGCGCTGACCACTCGGATTTTCCGTGGTGGTGGCTTTACTAAAGATCATCTCTACTTAAAAGGCTTTAAAGACATAGTGCAGCTTGCCAATACCCGCAGCTTAGATAATTTATATCTCGGTAAAACGGGCATTGCGCACTTAGATGCACTGGACGCGTTAGTAGAACAAGGTATATTCACAAGACCTAAATATCTGCCGGATACGAACCGAGATCCCGAGCCAGATGCAATCCTAAGTTATTTAATTTCTTCAATTAAATAG